In Arthrobacter sp. StoSoilB5, one genomic interval encodes:
- a CDS encoding ComEC/Rec2 family competence protein has product MAEDSEGNPLLRRLDLRLVPAVLVTWAAALACGVLAAGWSATIGIVLACVGSALLLYSRLRATTASRARTVPATLALACVLGAVAAGHCAFAAGERDQGPLAAVVGTQAGVVIKVRVTGSPSEAPQPGHSGGTRWSVPASLVDLTSGGNVIRDSASLVVMGDDAWRDVRPGQLLRTTGTLKEIRPGQSEAAVLTATTRPVVMGSVFDLQDSAAKLREHLRDAAGWLPPDAAGLLPGMVTGDTSELPESLEADMKTTGMVHLTAVSGANCSLILGGFILVARILRLARPFAAAFAGCGLAAFVVLVGPEPSVLRAAVMGFVGMAALTGGLRGRPLTFLCLATVVLLLLDPTLATSFGFLLSVLATLGIVLLASRIASWFPDAIPRWLAVGVSVPLSAQVLCGPVIVALQPQFSPYALIANVIAGPLVAPVTILGSLAVPLSAIHPWAAALPTALAGASAIGVAGVARFFAGLPGAALPWAEGPAGIVAMAVSSAVTMLIVWTSLQPSGVLRWIVVLHHRLIVVLGRLDRRR; this is encoded by the coding sequence GTGGCTGAGGATTCAGAGGGAAATCCCTTGCTGAGGCGTCTGGATCTCCGTCTGGTCCCTGCCGTGCTTGTCACCTGGGCCGCTGCCCTTGCCTGTGGTGTTCTCGCCGCTGGCTGGTCCGCCACTATTGGCATAGTCCTTGCCTGTGTTGGCAGCGCCCTGCTGCTTTATTCCCGCCTGCGTGCAACGACGGCGTCACGGGCCAGGACAGTTCCGGCTACTCTCGCCCTGGCCTGTGTGCTGGGTGCTGTGGCCGCTGGGCATTGTGCTTTTGCTGCCGGAGAACGAGACCAAGGTCCCCTCGCGGCCGTCGTCGGCACCCAGGCCGGTGTGGTCATTAAGGTGCGGGTCACGGGCAGCCCTTCAGAGGCGCCCCAACCCGGGCATTCCGGCGGTACACGATGGTCGGTTCCGGCCAGCTTGGTGGACCTTACGTCCGGAGGGAACGTCATTCGAGATTCTGCCTCCCTTGTGGTCATGGGGGACGATGCGTGGCGGGACGTTCGCCCGGGACAGCTATTGAGAACAACCGGCACCCTCAAGGAGATCCGGCCCGGACAATCCGAAGCCGCGGTTCTCACAGCCACCACCAGGCCGGTGGTGATGGGTTCGGTCTTCGACCTGCAAGACTCGGCCGCAAAGCTCCGCGAGCACTTACGCGATGCGGCAGGTTGGTTGCCTCCCGATGCTGCGGGTCTGCTGCCAGGCATGGTGACTGGCGACACCAGCGAGCTTCCGGAGAGCCTGGAAGCTGACATGAAGACAACCGGAATGGTGCATCTGACGGCTGTGAGTGGGGCGAACTGCAGCCTCATATTGGGCGGCTTCATCCTGGTTGCGAGGATCCTGAGACTGGCTCGTCCTTTCGCCGCCGCTTTCGCGGGGTGTGGGCTGGCTGCGTTTGTAGTGCTGGTGGGACCGGAGCCCAGCGTCCTGCGGGCAGCGGTCATGGGATTTGTCGGGATGGCTGCGTTGACGGGCGGGTTGCGGGGGAGGCCGCTGACTTTCCTATGTTTGGCCACGGTTGTACTTCTTCTGCTGGATCCGACCCTTGCCACCAGCTTTGGTTTCCTCCTCTCGGTCCTGGCCACGCTGGGCATCGTGTTGCTCGCCAGCCGTATCGCGTCGTGGTTTCCTGACGCCATTCCCCGGTGGTTGGCGGTGGGGGTGTCAGTGCCATTGTCTGCGCAAGTGCTGTGTGGACCGGTGATCGTGGCACTCCAGCCCCAGTTTTCGCCGTACGCGCTCATTGCCAACGTGATTGCCGGGCCCCTCGTGGCTCCTGTGACAATTCTGGGGAGCCTTGCCGTGCCGCTGTCCGCGATCCATCCTTGGGCGGCGGCGCTTCCGACTGCGCTGGCGGGTGCCAGCGCGATTGGTGTGGCGGGCGTAGCGCGGTTCTTTGCCGGATTACCGGGCGCGGCACTCCCGTGGGCCGAAGGTCCGGCAGGCATCGTTGCCATGGCCGTTTCCTCGGCAGTCACCATGCTCATTGTCTGGACATCCCTGCAACCAAGCGGTGTGCTCCGGTGGATCGTGGTCCTTCACCACCGCTTGATTGTTGTGTTGGGACGGCTGGATCGACGCCGCTAG
- the rpsT gene encoding 30S ribosomal protein S20, giving the protein MANIKSQKKRILTNEKARLRNNAVKSELKTAIRAVATAVESADKDAAATALVAASRKLDKAVSKGVIHKNNAANRKSAISKKVNAL; this is encoded by the coding sequence GTGGCTAATATCAAGTCCCAGAAGAAGCGCATCCTCACCAACGAGAAGGCTCGTCTGCGTAACAACGCCGTCAAGTCCGAGCTGAAGACGGCCATCCGCGCCGTTGCCACCGCCGTTGAGTCTGCTGACAAGGATGCTGCTGCAACTGCACTTGTTGCTGCCAGCCGCAAGCTGGACAAGGCTGTCAGCAAGGGCGTTATTCACAAGAACAACGCTGCAAACCGCAAGTCGGCGATCTCCAAGAAGGTCAACGCACTCTAA
- a CDS encoding type II toxin-antitoxin system PemK/MazF family toxin yields MALDLRPLGKLILRSLKALGGSSTRNSATGGLSGQRTRQPAVGHQQGAYPGDFVGAAKLYYSPKPDGQPDPGEIVWSWVPFEEDYSRGKDRPVLLVGRDGAWLLGLMLTSKDHDNGTRAGDYVDIGAGPWDRQGRPSEVKLDRVIRLNPKAVRREGAVLGKPQFQEVSQALKERHGWT; encoded by the coding sequence ATGGCTTTGGACTTGCGCCCACTGGGCAAACTCATCCTTCGATCCCTCAAGGCGCTCGGCGGCAGCAGTACCAGGAACTCGGCGACCGGTGGTCTCTCTGGGCAGCGAACCCGGCAACCCGCCGTCGGACATCAACAGGGCGCTTACCCCGGCGACTTCGTTGGCGCAGCAAAGCTGTACTACTCACCCAAACCGGACGGCCAGCCGGACCCTGGTGAAATTGTTTGGAGCTGGGTTCCCTTTGAAGAGGACTACTCGCGGGGCAAGGACCGGCCCGTGCTGCTGGTTGGAAGAGACGGGGCCTGGCTACTGGGCCTCATGCTGACGTCAAAGGACCACGACAACGGGACCCGGGCCGGCGATTACGTTGACATCGGAGCCGGCCCATGGGACCGGCAAGGCCGTCCCAGTGAAGTGAAGCTGGATCGGGTGATCCGCCTCAATCCCAAGGCGGTGCGGCGCGAAGGCGCGGTACTCGGCAAACCGCAGTTCCAAGAGGTTTCGCAGGCCCTGAAGGAGCGACACGGCTGGACTTAA
- a CDS encoding DUF3097 domain-containing protein — protein sequence MAFDTWGPQDLSAPAKRKLPEVAVQRGMVLEDVRSGWVGEVTRVEKSGGMHIVSLEDRRGKTKSFQLGFGFLLEGQAIRLMPPAAKTPATPVQAGRTASGSVKVTGQRAQVAKASRIWVEGKHDAELVEKVWGDDLRIEGIVVEPLHGVDDLKSAIAAFSPGPGRRLGILVDHLVAGSKESRIAEEAMTVPGAAGNVLIVGHPYVDVWQAIRPKVLGMERWPEVPRGTDWKTGILAAFGWPHETAEDIGLGWQRLLGAVRSYADLEASLLGRVEEVIDFLTTP from the coding sequence TTGGCTTTCGACACGTGGGGCCCGCAGGATCTGTCCGCTCCTGCCAAACGCAAACTCCCCGAGGTAGCCGTCCAGCGCGGAATGGTCCTGGAAGATGTCCGGTCCGGCTGGGTGGGCGAGGTTACCCGGGTGGAGAAATCCGGGGGCATGCACATCGTCTCTCTGGAGGACAGGCGCGGCAAGACAAAGTCCTTCCAGCTTGGGTTTGGCTTCCTGCTTGAAGGCCAGGCCATTCGGCTCATGCCGCCTGCCGCAAAGACTCCGGCTACGCCTGTGCAAGCAGGACGGACTGCGTCTGGTTCCGTGAAGGTCACGGGCCAGCGTGCCCAGGTGGCCAAGGCGAGCCGCATCTGGGTAGAAGGCAAGCACGACGCCGAACTGGTGGAGAAAGTTTGGGGCGACGATCTCCGCATTGAGGGCATCGTGGTCGAGCCACTCCACGGCGTGGACGACCTCAAGTCGGCGATCGCCGCGTTCTCCCCCGGGCCGGGCCGCAGGCTCGGGATCCTGGTAGACCACCTCGTGGCGGGCTCAAAGGAATCGCGCATCGCCGAAGAAGCCATGACGGTGCCCGGAGCCGCCGGAAACGTCCTTATTGTCGGTCACCCCTATGTGGATGTCTGGCAAGCCATCCGGCCAAAAGTGCTGGGTATGGAGCGTTGGCCGGAAGTTCCACGAGGGACTGACTGGAAGACCGGGATTCTGGCCGCCTTCGGTTGGCCGCACGAAACGGCTGAAGACATTGGCCTCGGCTGGCAACGCCTGCTCGGCGCGGTACGCAGCTATGCGGACCTGGAAGCCTCGCTCCTGGGAAGGGTGGAGGAAGTCATCGACTTCCTCACTACGCCCTGA
- a CDS encoding DUF4870 domain-containing protein: protein MAENAPEEPGSAAGQPQYHGAPANALPLTASEDRQWATLAHFGGILGCLPSLLIYLIFRDRGPFTAQESKEALNFTLPPTIAAVLANILVLLPVVGNIFAVIATGIWVALTCFSVSAGIRVNHGQPHRYKLNLRWIK from the coding sequence GTGGCAGAGAACGCTCCTGAAGAACCGGGCAGCGCCGCAGGCCAGCCCCAGTACCATGGCGCGCCTGCAAACGCACTCCCACTGACGGCAAGCGAAGACCGGCAGTGGGCCACATTGGCGCACTTCGGAGGAATTCTGGGATGCCTGCCGTCCCTGCTGATCTATCTGATTTTCCGTGATCGCGGGCCGTTTACGGCACAGGAGTCGAAGGAAGCACTGAACTTCACACTTCCGCCGACCATCGCGGCGGTGCTCGCAAATATCCTGGTCCTGCTTCCCGTGGTCGGCAATATCTTTGCAGTCATCGCCACGGGAATCTGGGTAGCTCTAACGTGCTTCTCAGTCTCGGCCGGTATTCGTGTCAACCACGGACAGCCCCACCGCTACAAGCTCAACCTGCGCTGGATCAAGTAG
- the dnaJ gene encoding molecular chaperone DnaJ, whose translation MSSHYDVLGVSPEATGEEIKKAYRKLARKLHPDVNPGEDVAEQFKAVTHAYEVLSDPQKRRVYDATGNENGTDNGFGGGYSGQGFAFQDIFDTFFGGGGGHAGPASRVRRGQDALISVRIDLKDAVFGVNKKLEVDTAVVCPTCDGSCCRPGTHPERCDICGGSGQVQRAVRSILGQVMTTAPCGSCEGFGTVIKDPCNECNGQGRIRSRRSLTIKVPAGVATGTRIQLSGQGEAGPAGGPAGDLYVEIRVNNDSTYIREGDDLHATLSVPMTAAALGTELTLETFDGPQEIDVKAGTQSGEVITLRGLGVTHLRGYGRGDLKVHLHVETPVKLDPAQEELLQQLAKLRGEQFSEGKLVASGGMFAKLRDKLGNL comes from the coding sequence TTGAGCAGCCACTATGACGTTTTGGGAGTCTCGCCGGAAGCCACCGGGGAAGAGATCAAAAAGGCGTACCGCAAGTTGGCGCGCAAGCTTCACCCGGACGTCAACCCTGGTGAGGATGTCGCGGAGCAGTTCAAAGCCGTGACGCATGCCTACGAAGTGCTGTCCGACCCCCAAAAGCGCCGCGTCTACGATGCCACCGGTAACGAGAACGGCACTGACAACGGCTTTGGTGGCGGTTACTCTGGCCAAGGCTTTGCGTTCCAGGACATCTTCGATACCTTCTTCGGCGGTGGCGGCGGACACGCGGGTCCGGCCTCCCGCGTACGCAGGGGCCAGGATGCACTCATCAGCGTCCGCATCGACCTCAAAGACGCCGTGTTCGGTGTCAACAAGAAGCTCGAAGTTGATACGGCCGTTGTCTGCCCCACGTGTGATGGCAGCTGCTGCCGGCCTGGCACGCACCCGGAGCGTTGTGACATTTGTGGCGGCAGCGGCCAGGTCCAGCGGGCTGTTCGTTCCATCCTGGGCCAGGTCATGACCACGGCGCCGTGTGGTTCCTGCGAGGGCTTCGGTACGGTCATCAAGGATCCCTGCAACGAGTGCAACGGGCAGGGGCGCATCCGCAGCCGCCGTTCCCTCACCATCAAGGTCCCTGCCGGTGTTGCCACGGGTACCCGCATCCAGCTCTCCGGGCAGGGCGAGGCGGGACCGGCTGGCGGACCTGCGGGCGATCTTTACGTAGAGATCCGCGTCAACAATGACTCCACGTATATCCGTGAAGGCGACGATCTGCACGCAACTCTGAGCGTTCCGATGACCGCAGCCGCCTTGGGCACGGAACTGACCCTGGAAACCTTTGACGGGCCCCAGGAGATCGATGTCAAGGCCGGCACCCAGTCCGGCGAGGTCATCACTCTTCGCGGTTTGGGCGTTACCCACCTCAGGGGCTACGGCCGCGGCGATCTCAAGGTGCACCTGCACGTTGAGACACCGGTCAAGCTGGATCCGGCACAGGAAGAGCTGTTGCAGCAGCTTGCCAAGTTGCGCGGAGAGCAGTTCAGCGAAGGCAAGCTCGTGGCCAGCGGCGGCATGTTCGCCAAGCTGCGGGACAAGCTCGGTAACCTGTAG
- the hrcA gene encoding heat-inducible transcriptional repressor HrcA — translation MSEPRKLEVLRAIVEDYVHSREPVGSKALVERHHLGVSSATIRNDMAVLEEEGLIAAPHTSAGRIPTDKGYRLFVDRISQVKPLSAAERRAIHSLLEGPDDLDDILERTVRLLSQLTNQVAVVQYPHSNRALVRHVEFVLLAPKQVLVVLIADTGSVGQKVIEAGSDVSNEALMSLRSRFLGSIAGTQLALLPQVLPSVVALCPPDLRGLAQHLAHGLQALSDTSREERIVLAGTANLARSNVDFPLSIGPVLEALEEQVVMLRLLSDMGDDPRGVSVSIGRENPYDGLAEASVVATGYGSGAKVGILGPTRMDYPTTMAAVRAVARYLSRILGG, via the coding sequence ATGAGTGAGCCACGCAAGCTTGAGGTGCTGCGCGCAATCGTTGAGGATTATGTGCATTCCCGCGAGCCTGTTGGATCCAAGGCACTTGTGGAGCGGCACCATCTCGGCGTTTCCAGCGCCACCATCCGCAATGATATGGCCGTACTTGAAGAAGAGGGCCTCATCGCGGCGCCGCACACCAGCGCGGGCCGGATTCCCACGGACAAGGGCTATCGGCTGTTCGTGGACCGAATCTCGCAGGTCAAGCCGTTGTCCGCCGCGGAGCGTCGAGCCATCCATTCGCTCCTGGAGGGGCCGGACGACCTCGATGACATCCTTGAGCGCACAGTCAGGCTGCTGTCGCAACTGACCAACCAGGTCGCCGTCGTTCAGTACCCACACTCCAACCGGGCCTTGGTCCGCCACGTTGAGTTTGTGCTCCTGGCACCAAAGCAGGTGCTCGTTGTGCTCATCGCAGATACGGGAAGCGTTGGCCAGAAGGTCATCGAGGCCGGCTCCGATGTCAGCAACGAGGCCCTGATGTCTCTGCGTTCCAGGTTCCTTGGCAGTATCGCGGGAACCCAACTGGCTTTGCTGCCGCAGGTGTTGCCTTCCGTGGTGGCGCTGTGTCCGCCGGACCTTCGGGGACTCGCGCAGCATCTTGCCCATGGTCTGCAGGCACTGAGTGACACCAGCCGTGAAGAGCGCATCGTCCTTGCCGGAACAGCCAACCTTGCGCGCTCCAACGTGGACTTTCCGTTGAGTATTGGGCCAGTGCTGGAGGCCCTTGAGGAACAAGTTGTCATGCTCCGGTTGTTGTCCGACATGGGGGATGATCCTCGCGGGGTGTCAGTGAGCATCGGGCGCGAGAATCCCTATGACGGCCTGGCTGAGGCATCAGTCGTGGCAACGGGGTATGGCTCCGGCGCCAAGGTGGGAATCCTCGGACCAACCCGGATGGACTATCCCACCACCATGGCTGCCGTGCGCGCCGTGGCCCGTTACCTTTCCCGCATTCTCGGCGGCTGA
- the lepA gene encoding translation elongation factor 4, producing MSPMARTAPVPAATDPAIIRNFCIIAHIDHGKSTLADRMLQYTGVVQQRDMKAQYLDRMDIERERGITIKSQAVRMPWELDGTSYALNMIDTPGHVDFTYEVSRSLAACEGAVLLVDAAQGIEAQTLANLYLAMENNLTIIPVLNKIDLPAAQPEKYAAELANLIGGDPEDVLKVSGKTGVGVEALLDKIVRDLPAPVGNPDAPARAMIFDSVYDTYRGVVTYVRVVDGMLHPRERIQMMSTRATHELLEIGVSSPEPTPSKGLGVGEVGYLITGVKDVRQSKVGDTVTNLAKPASESLSGYADAKPMVFSGLYPLDGTDYPVLRDALEKLMLNDAALVYEPETSAALGFGFRVGFLGLLHLEITRERLEREYNLDLISTAPNVEYEVTLEDKKVVHVTNPSEYPTGKIAEVREPMVSATILAPNEFVGSIMELCQSRRGQMRGMDYLSEDRVELRYWIPLAEIVFDFFDLLKSKTRGYASLDWKADGEQVADLVKVDILLQGEQVDAFSAITHRDKAYAYGVMMTGKLRELIPRQQFEVPIQAAIGSRIIARESIRAIRKDVLAKCYGGDITRKRKLLEKQKEGKKRMKMVGRVEVPQEAFIAALTTDESKDKAKK from the coding sequence GTGTCTCCCATGGCCCGCACCGCACCGGTGCCCGCCGCAACAGATCCGGCCATCATCCGGAACTTCTGCATCATTGCCCACATCGACCACGGTAAGTCCACCCTGGCCGACCGCATGCTGCAGTACACCGGCGTCGTTCAACAACGCGACATGAAGGCCCAGTATCTGGACCGTATGGATATCGAACGTGAGCGCGGCATCACCATCAAGTCCCAGGCAGTGCGTATGCCGTGGGAACTCGATGGCACCAGCTACGCCCTGAACATGATCGATACTCCTGGCCACGTCGACTTCACCTATGAAGTATCGCGCTCCCTGGCAGCCTGTGAAGGCGCTGTGCTCCTGGTTGATGCAGCACAGGGCATCGAAGCCCAGACGCTTGCCAACCTCTACCTGGCGATGGAGAACAACCTCACCATCATCCCGGTACTCAACAAGATCGACCTTCCGGCTGCCCAGCCTGAAAAGTATGCGGCAGAACTGGCCAACCTGATTGGTGGAGACCCGGAAGACGTCCTCAAGGTTTCAGGCAAGACCGGAGTAGGCGTGGAAGCGTTGCTGGACAAAATCGTCCGCGACCTCCCGGCCCCCGTTGGCAATCCCGATGCTCCGGCCCGTGCCATGATCTTCGACTCTGTCTATGACACCTACCGCGGCGTGGTCACATATGTTCGTGTGGTGGATGGCATGCTGCATCCGCGGGAACGTATCCAGATGATGTCAACACGTGCCACGCACGAGCTCCTCGAGATCGGCGTCAGTTCCCCGGAACCCACACCGTCCAAGGGCCTTGGCGTCGGTGAAGTGGGATACCTCATCACCGGCGTGAAGGATGTTCGCCAGTCCAAGGTGGGTGATACCGTAACCAACCTCGCCAAGCCGGCATCGGAGTCGCTCAGCGGCTACGCCGACGCGAAGCCCATGGTGTTCTCGGGTCTGTACCCGCTTGATGGAACTGACTACCCTGTCCTCCGCGATGCCCTCGAGAAACTGATGCTTAACGACGCCGCCCTGGTCTACGAGCCCGAGACGTCCGCTGCCCTGGGCTTTGGCTTCCGCGTCGGCTTCCTGGGTTTGCTGCACCTGGAAATCACCCGTGAGCGCCTCGAGCGCGAGTACAACCTCGACCTCATCTCCACAGCTCCCAACGTGGAGTACGAGGTCACGCTGGAGGACAAGAAGGTTGTCCATGTGACCAACCCCAGTGAGTACCCCACGGGCAAGATCGCCGAGGTCCGCGAGCCCATGGTGTCCGCTACGATCCTGGCGCCCAACGAGTTCGTTGGATCCATCATGGAGCTCTGCCAGAGCCGCCGTGGCCAGATGCGTGGCATGGACTACTTGTCCGAAGACCGCGTAGAGCTGCGCTACTGGATCCCGTTGGCCGAAATTGTATTCGATTTCTTCGACCTCCTTAAGTCCAAGACGCGCGGCTACGCATCCTTGGACTGGAAAGCCGACGGCGAACAGGTTGCCGACCTCGTAAAGGTGGACATCCTTCTGCAGGGTGAGCAAGTGGATGCTTTCAGTGCCATCACCCACCGGGACAAGGCCTACGCCTACGGTGTCATGATGACCGGCAAGCTGCGCGAGCTCATCCCGCGTCAACAGTTTGAGGTGCCCATCCAGGCGGCCATCGGATCGCGCATTATTGCCCGCGAAAGCATCCGGGCCATCCGCAAGGACGTTCTTGCCAAGTGCTACGGCGGTGACATCACCCGTAAGCGCAAACTGCTTGAGAAGCAGAAGGAAGGCAAGAAGCGCATGAAGATGGTTGGTCGCGTTGAAGTGCCTCAGGAGGCTTTCATTGCCGCACTGACCACCGACGAGTCCAAGGACAAGGCCAAGAAGTAG
- the hemW gene encoding radical SAM family heme chaperone HemW produces MPSVLPLGDPAPADGLLPPQVLTGVEHRKFGLYVHIPFCAVRCGYCDFNTYTATELGGGASQDAYAQTAVTELDFAATALDASGLPERPLSSVFFGGGTPTLLPAEDLARILRAAVGHWGLEPGAEVTTEANPDSVTPASLKVLADAGFTRVSFGMQSAVPHVLKVLDRTHTPSRVPLVVQWAREAGLAVSLDLIYGTPGESMADWQLSLETALSYEPDHISAYALIVEDGTKLAAQIRRGEVPGIDDDDHAAKYELADKLITEAGLTWYEVSNWSKTPEQACRHNLAYWRGDDWWGIGPGAHSHVGGVRWWNVKHPTAYANRLAAGASPAAGRETLDAETREVERIMLEARLGTGLAVDALDKVGRHAMAGLIAEELVDPVAAFKGRLVLTLKGRLLADAVVRRILPD; encoded by the coding sequence ATGCCCAGCGTCCTTCCTTTGGGCGACCCTGCACCTGCGGATGGCTTACTGCCCCCGCAGGTGCTGACCGGCGTCGAGCATCGCAAGTTCGGCCTCTACGTGCACATCCCGTTCTGCGCCGTGAGGTGCGGTTACTGCGACTTCAATACTTATACGGCCACGGAGCTCGGCGGTGGTGCATCGCAGGATGCCTATGCCCAAACGGCTGTCACGGAACTGGACTTTGCGGCAACGGCCCTGGATGCTTCCGGCTTGCCGGAGCGGCCGCTGAGCAGTGTATTTTTCGGCGGCGGAACACCCACGTTGCTACCTGCGGAGGACCTGGCGCGGATCCTGCGCGCCGCCGTCGGGCATTGGGGGCTTGAGCCCGGCGCGGAGGTGACCACCGAAGCCAACCCCGACTCCGTAACGCCCGCGTCGCTCAAGGTGCTGGCTGATGCCGGATTTACGCGCGTCTCCTTCGGCATGCAATCCGCGGTCCCGCATGTGCTTAAAGTGTTGGACCGCACCCATACCCCGAGTCGCGTTCCGCTGGTGGTGCAGTGGGCGCGGGAGGCTGGCCTCGCCGTTAGCCTGGACCTCATCTACGGCACGCCGGGCGAGTCGATGGCGGACTGGCAACTGTCCCTCGAGACCGCCCTATCCTATGAACCCGATCACATCAGCGCCTATGCGCTGATCGTGGAGGACGGCACAAAGCTCGCAGCCCAAATCCGGCGGGGCGAAGTTCCCGGAATCGACGACGACGACCACGCCGCCAAATATGAGCTCGCTGACAAACTGATTACGGAAGCTGGCCTGACATGGTACGAGGTCAGTAACTGGTCGAAGACGCCTGAACAAGCCTGCCGTCACAACCTTGCCTATTGGCGGGGCGATGACTGGTGGGGGATCGGTCCGGGCGCCCACTCACACGTGGGCGGGGTCCGCTGGTGGAACGTAAAGCACCCAACGGCTTATGCCAACAGGCTTGCTGCAGGAGCCTCGCCGGCAGCTGGCCGGGAAACCCTCGACGCCGAAACCCGGGAAGTCGAACGCATCATGCTTGAGGCGCGGCTTGGTACCGGGCTAGCGGTGGATGCGTTGGACAAAGTTGGCCGCCATGCGATGGCGGGACTTATCGCTGAAGAGCTGGTGGATCCGGTTGCGGCCTTCAAGGGCCGCCTTGTTCTTACGCTTAAGGGCCGACTACTGGCGGACGCCGTGGTGCGAAGGATTCTGCCGGACTGA
- the holA gene encoding DNA polymerase III subunit delta, whose product MAAAQNTRAKSVAANNVSWRDATPAAVVLITGPEEYLGIRAMDRIRSHVRTATPDVELSRLNAGSYEAGSLAMTVTPSLFGEGKLIEVEGLEAMNDAFLADSLSYVSHPEQDVVLVLRHAGGVRGKKLLDAVKSAGWPVIDCQPLKKEADKTAFVVSEFKAGGRRIEGEAVQALVNAVGANLSELAAACNQLIADATTAVDAATVEKYYGGRVEATAFKVADAAMAGNGPVALSTLRHALSTGVDPVPLVAALAAKLRTLAKVAGAHGSSAHIAKSLGMQPWLVEQAQRDVRRWTPEGLIRSIQVIAEADAQVKGLSRDPVYAVEHAVTVIATSARRG is encoded by the coding sequence GTGGCTGCTGCCCAAAACACCCGGGCCAAGAGCGTCGCTGCGAACAACGTCAGTTGGCGGGATGCGACGCCGGCCGCCGTGGTGTTGATCACGGGTCCGGAGGAGTACCTCGGTATCCGGGCCATGGACCGCATCAGATCCCATGTTCGGACGGCGACGCCGGATGTTGAACTGAGCAGGCTGAACGCGGGTTCCTACGAGGCGGGTTCGCTTGCGATGACGGTGACCCCATCTCTGTTCGGCGAGGGAAAGCTCATCGAAGTAGAGGGCTTGGAAGCCATGAATGATGCGTTCCTGGCTGACTCTTTGTCCTACGTGTCCCATCCGGAGCAGGATGTGGTTTTGGTCCTGCGCCACGCCGGTGGTGTCCGGGGGAAAAAATTGCTGGACGCCGTGAAATCCGCTGGATGGCCCGTGATCGATTGCCAGCCCCTTAAGAAGGAAGCGGACAAAACTGCGTTTGTTGTCTCGGAATTCAAAGCCGGAGGTCGCAGGATTGAAGGCGAAGCCGTCCAGGCCCTCGTCAATGCGGTGGGAGCCAATTTGTCCGAGCTTGCGGCCGCTTGCAATCAGTTGATCGCGGACGCTACAACGGCGGTGGATGCAGCCACCGTGGAAAAGTACTACGGCGGACGCGTGGAGGCCACTGCATTCAAGGTGGCCGATGCTGCCATGGCTGGCAACGGACCAGTGGCTTTGTCCACGCTGCGGCATGCCCTCTCCACTGGGGTTGATCCTGTTCCCTTGGTAGCCGCCTTGGCGGCAAAACTGCGAACTCTGGCCAAAGTTGCTGGAGCGCATGGCTCGTCGGCTCACATCGCGAAGAGCCTGGGCATGCAGCCTTGGCTCGTGGAGCAGGCGCAGCGGGACGTCCGCCGATGGACCCCGGAGGGCCTCATCCGCTCCATCCAGGTTATCGCCGAGGCTGACGCCCAGGTCAAAGGCCTATCCCGTGATCCCGTGTATGCCGTGGAACACGCGGTCACAGTTATTGCCACGTCCGCACGGCGGGGTTAA